The Mytilus galloprovincialis chromosome 11, xbMytGall1.hap1.1, whole genome shotgun sequence genome contains the following window.
aaaatttgcatttttttcacaaatcGTAGTGCGAttgtggcctagtgggactgctgTATCAGAGCTTATATCCCATGAACcgaactctaagccgggaatgtcacagtttataccctgtctgagatctgaataacatataatatatatataaatgtcaatGTATGTAAGCTGGGCtatatttttttactcaaaactcctgtcctggcttttattttcaaatttcatcctagcccccctccCTTTTTCTAAAAATCAAACGGTAGCTCCAGAATTTCATAATTGTGtatataatgtatacatgtatagaaGTCTTGTAGTTTATCAAGAAAAAGTTCAGCTGAACCAGAAGAAAGACAAATCATATCAAAGCAACTttataaagcaatctttacaaaaAATGAGGTCCATGTCCATCAAAGGTTACAGTACTATTTATAACTATGTTTTGTACGTTTATATTTGTAGTTTTAGAaatgtttgtatttgtgtttgcttgacATATATGGGTTTAAATTATGACTAAATACTATTACTGGCAGTAAATCATATCACTTCTTAACGCAGCCATCTGTTACTGTTCAGTATTCTCTAAACAAACTATACCATTCAACCTTTTATTAAAGCAATCATGTTTTACTTTGGAAATTTGACCCCCGGATATCATTCCAAAAAGTCTATTCACGTTTTTATTTCATCTCATATAATTATGTTTCCGAACTCTGCATTGCATATTGTGTGTTGAAACATTCACGTAAATTGTATAATGGTGTGCTATGTTCATGAAAGATGTTTAATTCATAGATGTAATACATCGAGTGGTTTAAAAAATTATCTGAGACAGGCGGACTAttgcttttttcattttaaaattaaagtttagTGTGGCGTCTATTTCGATATtctagtatacattattgttaagTGGCCATCTGAAGCTgaaggggtgtgccatttttgcctcaaaaaacgtacccattttaatataacattcacctatagttatataaatatttaagaaagaatgacctatacttatatacaatatttaaaatatgacgtTAAAACGTTATTGAAGATCAAATCAAGAGACAAATTTccggggttcatttgggaacttatttgaaaggtgaaattaataattgaccattaataatgtaagattctcaatagcatatttatatgatatgtagattatactccaaatcaatatacagttttcaaacgtaaatgcattttaatataggatgtcattaaaaaggagggtctttcttatataaaatctcgcaaaattatgacccatatttttggcacatccccgtatacccaataattgaaagctacccccccccccttttgggtTTGACCTTTAATGGATTTCCTTTTCATACCacttcttcctatatctatataggtCAATTGGGTACCAGCATGCACCTGTTAAACCTCTTTTTAGATTTGTTTGGGGAGGGTATCTTTATTGGTACATTTCtatatgatatatttaacaaTGGACAAACTATCAACAAAAACTGAACCAAAGAGAAGATATCCAACGCAGCCACTAAGCAATACAATAAGTCTCCAACTTAGCAAAAAAACCCGTACCAGGAGATCAGATCTTGAtcctaaatatttatttttttattttactaaatttcatttgattcaacTCTGTCTGCACtttctgaaatataaatattataaatttgcaaGAAAAAATAGAGAATGTGATCAACACGCAAGATGAAGATGCATTCCCCAAGTTAGATAAAGATGATATTAAGGCCAGCCGACTATGCACTATGGTGATATTTTTCGAAAGCTAATCCGATCCACTTGACATTACGATAGCAGCAGGCTCAATTTACGTCATGTAGATTGTTTAATCAGATAACCAATGTCCTGCATCTGGGGTCAGTCAGTTGTATTAATCCTGATGTAAGAGAAGAGATTCAAAGATGATAAGAGTAAAGTACTATGAGATCCTCTCGAATCTGAATGTTTTCGTCAGTTTGTTCATAAGTTGTAGTTTTCACATTGACCGCCATTACAATGTGGTCGTTTGACAGGAAGAACGGTTTAACTCTCTTAACAAGAAATGGAATGCCAGACGAAGAAATCATTGGTTTAGAAAAATCGAACAATGTTAACTGTATCAAGGTAGGTTGATTATTTCATAAATGCAAAATATGTTTTCATTGTGAAAATATTAATGTACTTAGCCATTATTGCATAGTTATTGAAATTTCGAAATTACCGCAAATTTGATCAATTCTGTTTTAGAATATGAACCTTTTAGCTTAGTTCAAATAACAAACTAAAGGAATATATCCAAGAATATACTCAAGCATTTataaggcagtgtctgcgcgtacctgCAACCAATTTTCTAATAAGTTATCATATGATAGGGAATGAAATGTGAAAGATACACGAAAATTATCGATTATTTGCTGATTTTGTGAATTCATTGAAGATAATGGCAAATACTATTAATAGTATTTGATttatatgaatatcaaaaaaatatatgttaaaagtttGTCAGTGGGCTATTGGCTTTGGCAAAATTAGCAAAAAATAGCTTTGCTAATTTTGCctgtttatttcagaaatttattTATTGAAACTATGTATGCACAAACGATATACTAGTATGTGGCTACATGTTAAAAccttttcgacttttttttagGCTGTTGAATGTTACTTTTTATTTTGGAACTAAAaggatattttttctttttattaaaagttttaattagAATGTCGGATTTCATATGAGTTTGCGCGTTTGCAtaatatgtattgtatatttttttttagaagacTGAGATAGTcacgatagttaaattataaattgaaaagtCCTCGCCGAGgatcggactttaaaattgacaatttaactatctcgattggataaatctgaTAATCCACAGTtatcagaatatatatatttatatatatatattaattatcatAAATAATATTTAATGACAAATATTCAAAAACTAACTGATAACCAAGGATCATTTCTACGATAGAGTTTTAGTgatgttgcaaaaaaaaaaataggcattaaactttttttcatagtCGAAATTTCAAATCTTAAACTTCGGTCTCACCTAAACGGATAGCTAGAATGGTATTTTTCAATCCATTCATGtctgttagacgtccgttcttatccgttagacgtccgtctaTATCcgtttcatatatataaaaaaagaagatgtggtatgaatgacaatgagacaactatccacaaaagaccaaaatgacacaaacattaacatttataggtcaccgtacggccttcaacaatgagcaaaccccacaccgcatatagtcagctagaAAAGgcatgtccgtttagcgtacgATTTATTTGTCGACATCCGTTTTAttcggtggaaaattttgagcatctTCAAAACTTTTAACGGATGTCCAACAGATGAAGTGTCCGTTAAACATCTGGTAGTCGTCTATTTTGTACGGTACCGTCGTCCGTCTCGTTTTCGTTTTTTATCCGTTACTTGGCCGTTATACATATGTTGGAGGTCTGGATGACAAAGTCACCAACGGACTTGTATCAAACGTATAACGGACAAAACGGATGCTGAAAGAATTTGAACTTGACTTCTATCGGACGTTTTTATATTCATCCGTTTGGCGTCCGTACgtgctatccgttaaggtgtgtcCACAgctttaaatgttttgataacaCAATGTCTTTCTTGTTGATGCATCGAGGAAGCTGTATGAATAtttaaacaaagttttttttGAAAAGACTATAGAAAATTCTTACATTctatcattattttacttttatttcagaTACATACTTTCgaagaaacaaaaatttatagACTAGAAAAATTTGACAGTAAATGCACACAATTTGCAACtagatttaaaagttgtttaaacaGTAGATCAAGCTTTGTGGAGATGTGGAAATGTCTTCATACCGGTAAGTTTGTTAAAAGAcctaatatttattttgaatttgaaaaacaaacccgagtgattttgaatatttattaaaaaatgaacgCGTCACAGAATGTTTGCTTTGTATCACCACGCGGAGCTATTAGTTTCGGTCGACACACTCGCcatcttattattatttttaattacttaccACAAATAGATTCTGATTGTTTGCCTTTTGATGCGGCTGAAATACAACTTCTGCCAATCTAGGCACACCTTCAGAGAAGCGTCGTGTCTTTTCGtaaatgttttacttttcaaCAAGTAATTAttaaagtgaattttttttttaaagaatgggTGTTTAACACACAccctttattaaaataaattcagtttatatcaatcaataaatcTAAAAATATCTCATTTCCAATACTCAACCAACTACCACATGCACACATATTCCCTTCAATAAGGATAGAGAGAAGCAGTCCtcagctttttagaaagctcaaactttttcttttgatttacatgtacatgcacaAATTTAAAAATGTGGTTTGCAACTACTTTGATAAATCGATTAATTAATTAATcgtataatattatatatttatcatcTACCTTTACTTTAATGGTAGTCGAGAAAACAGGTTTGTAAGTTGTAAATTCATATTCTAtggcaaaaatgaaatattccatAGACAAGTCAGTATATTTATTGTCTAACTAGTGCTTTCTTTTATCATAACAGAAAATAAGAACAAAGAAGACAAAATTGCTGACAGCGGAGTAAAAGATAAAGCAACCAATGTAAAGGAGCAAACAGGTACTTTTAACAGCGGACATTTCAGACAATATTTAAGGAAAacctaacaaaaacaaacaaaaaatgataacaaCAGACATTCTATTGTAATAATAATTAAAGTATATCAGAGTCACATCTATAAGTGGAAACTGAAATTGTACTGAAAGCTGTATGTTTCATGTACGAAATATAATACACATATTTATGTGTAATTGCAATGTAAAATGTTATTCGTCTAGATTGTAAGTTTATACGAAAGTTCGAATTATATCACATACAAAAATTCTGAACGTTGTAATTATGAGATAAATTATGCAATAATTTAGTAGTATTTGTCTCTGATACAATGCATCACATAAAACCCCTTTCTCAGATTTTCACTTATAAAACTGAGAAGTCTGCTTAACTGTTTAAATTCCTTGCATTTTCACTTTTATCGTAAATGTTGGATCGAAGAGGCTGGACACGTTTTACTTCCtgttgttaattttatttaacagaaacaaagaaaaaagaccaaattGATATCGAcgcagaaaaaaagaaaaaagaccaaattGATATTGAcgcagaaaaaaagaaaaaagaccaaattGATATCGAcgcagaaaaaaagaaaaaagaccaaattGATATTGACGCAGAAAAAAATAGAGCAACAAATGCAAAGGAACAAACAGGTACTAAGTTATATAATAGCAGTGGAAGCTCAAATTGTAGATCATTGTAGGTTGGCTTAAATACAAGAAATTTCTGAAAAGCGAATGGAATTTTCTATTAATAAAGAAATTtcgaaattaaaaaccaattatttttattacaaattgcAGTAGAACGTATTTAAGTACAGCGTATTTAAGTGTATGGCCTTATACTTGTCAACAGTAAGGTTTGTCTTGTGAGAGAACTGTCTACATATTTTATCATATTGATGTTCTATTGTCTTTTGCTGTTTATTCCTATCCCCTTATATCGTATTTGGGCCTCTTAGAGCTGACTTTGCTGTATGGGTATGCTCATTACTGAAGGTCATatagtgacatatagttgttaacgtctatgtcatttggtctcttgtggagaggttTCTCATTGGTGattattccacatcttcttacttgTATAATTTATGATAGCTAGGTACAAATCATATTACGAGATTTCATACAAAGTTAACATTCAACCTATAATTAGTAATAGTAGACAAATTTCACGTCTGTATGTACGAATAAAtaagatgatatttttttttataataaaaaaatatttcgcaGAGAAGAAGAATAGAACAGATGAAACAGATAACAACGAAGAGAATATGAAAGATGACGCACTTGAGCCTAAAGGTATGTTTTAATTAAGGATCAAACTCAGATATTGTGTACATGAAACGGCAACATTTTGAACAACTTAGTAAATGAACTACCTGCAACTTCAAGTGCATGAACACGCATGTGGCTTGCTGTACGTATGTAAAGTCTTTGGATCCAAATTTCAATAATGTAAAAATGGTGATAGAATATCTTTCATCAGTAATGCATGCGATATCATGCATCCAATATATTTTATCTAATAGtaaattattgtttcattatttcaGAAAGAGATTACCAAAAAGAGTCTTCAGATACATGTGACTTAGAACAAATGACAGAAGAGACAGACACTGAAagtaagatacatgtacatgttgatttattttaagTCATTGTCTGCTCCATATAATATAATACCATCTCATATTTAATTTAGTGAATAGATTAAGAAGCTAAAATATTTTACCGCCTGACACTGTGACATGCTACATGTAGCTAAAACAATATATGCAATACTTTATAGGTGACACACCAGAAAAGGAACTTAGCTTCGAAGAACGAATACAAAGAAAATTCAAAGGTATGTAGAGTTTGCGTGCAATTATGTCTGTTACGTAAAGTAACAATTTGTTTCAGATGTTTAACTGTTAACAAACCAAAGTACAATTAATAAAGTAAAAACTTGAGAAAAggtaatttttctaaaattattataaatacattcataccaaaatgataaaaaaagagcTATAGTCTATAATGTGTATTTTAGTAAATGTACATCTTTTGTGCGGGTATCTTATATATTATTTGCTATGTTGAAATTAAGATGCTTCTAACATTATGTGGATATATTTTTGAAACTAATTGTAAATCCAAGGTATAAAGGCTTATATTGTCCCTGGAAAGAAGCAATAGGAAAGTTACATGTGTGTATGATAGAGTTTAATCATGAGGAAGAGTGTGAAAATTACTACCATTGGATTTATATATCCCTCCAACCATAACAGACATCACATTATACACAAAATTGTACTCTCGAAACAGGGGATCCAGAGtggtgcatatatatatatatatatattatctcaATCAAACCTTACATTCAAATACACAGTATACTCAACAAATTACTCACAACTGGTTGCTAACAAACGGATTTCAGAAGCTTGAACTAGTGTAAATAAATGgcttaattatatttatttaaatattttcttgtatAGAACAcatatttcttaaatttagacATGCAACAGGTTGCCTGAATTGactcaattttaattgaatatacTTTAGGATATTTTCCTTTGCCGGTAGGAAACCTCAAAGAGCCATCATCTACAAATCTCGTGAGAGTTCCAGATGAATCCCATACTAAACAGTTAGAAAAGGAATTTAGGAGAAAACCTTTCAACTACTACACACTTATGGTAGTAAACATACCTGGATTATCTGATATTCCAGATAATATACAAACTTGTAAATTGGAGACCATAGGTGGTAACCATTCAAGAATAGCCTTGAAAAACATATTGAAAGACAAAGAATTGAGTTCAGAAGAACGAAAAAAATACGAGGAACGCTTGTGTGCCGTATACTGCTCTCTAACACCACAAGAAGCCAAGCGAGTTGGACTGGAGCACAATACAATTCACAGATTTGGAAAGGATATAGATATCTTTGCAAGAATTGAGTGTTTTCGTTCAACCTTGTTTCAAAGGGCTGGATTCAATAAAAAATCAGACATACAAACTAAAGAAACACCAGTAGACAAAAATTTACTGAATGAATGGAAAAACGACTTAGAGATGATAACAGGAGTCGAAAATGTAAGTTATAAATTATCATTATCGTTGAATTTTAAACAGaattttaataaactttatacTAATTGTTGTAGTTGACCTTACGTATTACATTTGTACAACTAATTAAATTACACAAATAAGGGAGGGCGGGATCCACAAAAAAAATGCAATCCATTATATTTCTCAATCAGTGAAGACCTATTGGtaaccttctgttgttgtctgttctgtggtcggattgttgtctctttgacacatttctcattctcaattttaggatCAAGGCAAATGTTATGtacaaatttctaaatttattacGATTCAGATATGTTAAAAACGAAATATTGGCCAGCCGAATTATTCAGAACAATTTGACATTTGTTtacaatcatttaaaatattactcACTAAATCcttgtaaaaaaatgaatattaagaTATGCACGTTTTCTATATAAttgcttaattattttttacagaggAAGAAACTGAATAATAAATTTCGTTTCGAATTGtttttggcccagttttcaacCCCATGCTGGTTGCAACTGAGATCCTTTATTGATAACTTTAAAGGTAGCAAAcgtaaacaaaaaaataagataagtGGAAGACAGTTACGGTGCTTAGATGGGTTAAAGGAAAAGACTATTTTGGATCTTCTTCAGAAGAACAACAACCAGCATGTTGACTTCTGTAAATTCAAAGCCATGTGTGACGAACATAAATCAAAGTCATCGTCAGTGTATGTATATACGATTACgtttcttatattaaaaattattgcgatttttttaTGGTCGAAATTCATCACACCAAATAGAAAAACTATTTAATTTGCATTGTCGTGCTACAATCTTGCAGTAAAAAATGAAGTCTATGTACTGTAGTTTTGTCCATTTTTTAACCTCTGTCTGGTTGTGAACTATGTAATAGCACAAGCGTTGTGTACGCCCTTTGGCTGATTTGGCTATAATGATGTAATGCTTGATGTTCGAAGATATTTCTTGTTATTATATCTGGCTGGATAATGCTGTTTCAATTTAaaaccacttttttttttaaactgttacaGTTCTTTCATAAAACAACATGAAAAGGAGAACCcataaaatcaattaaagataattaattaattaaaatataagCATTCAGATAAACCCACTGAAGGCAATGCATGGTTATTATCACTAAGGTAACATTGTTTCAAACCTTTAAAATTTACTGTGTACTGGTGCcgttatgataaaaatatacagTCAGATTTAATTTGAGCTTATATATGTAAAGCTAAGTTTGAATAAATACTATAGGTCAAATACATGTAATCTATACATATATGTTACTCTgtcaattaataaattaataaatgttagTGTCCGTTATAGAACATGGAAGTACTAGTACACCTTGTCTTTTACTTTTCAACTCATGTTAACATCCATATTGAATTACAAAATATGAATGAATATGTCAGAATACTAAATTGCATGGTATAattttataattcttaaaatctagTAAACTATAACATGTTTATTTTAGGACATCAAAAGGGAAGCACAAGGCCACATTAAAAAATGCTgttacagaagaagaaaaaactgaACCCGTAAGACATCACTTATCATTTTTTATCCGttagtatttcaaacaaaatagcaatttgctttttatttcatagaagatgtggtatgattgccaatatgacaaTTAGGAATCTCCAATGAAACaatgtatgaaaaataattatGTGCAGTAACAATAAAGTGTATGCCTAGAATAGAAATGTTTTAATAAAGTCCAAAACACCAAcacaaaattaagaaattaaaaaaaatcaaatttacacCTCTCTTTATAAAGACATTATGGTACATAAATATGTTTGGCAATtgtatattattttcatacaGTTAACTTTCAATTATGCGAATTTTGATTATCTATGTAATTAAGTCATGATAACCACTGGAGTTTcatgaacacaattaaataatataaaaaaaaatgttgtctaGGATGGTGAAGAAAGAATTATCACTATTGCTGAAGAAGATGTGGTTAGTGAAAGTGCAAGTGATGCATCTGAAAGAGAGGAGTATAAACTTCTGTACTTAAAAAATAAGGCAAGTAGTAAACAATAGTATATCTCTACGTGTCTGGTAGAGATTGCATTTGAAGAGTGCAACcgaatactgatttttttttttattgacaaatataaaGTTAGCATATATAAGCTgtcatcaacctaacaatgtctAAATACCAACTCATAGCTCATCCAACAACCTCGATAAAATGTAGTTTTAATAGATCTTCAAAACAAACACAACttgaaactttcttttttttttcaattgaaaccCCGTTCAGTGAgaatttcaacatttatatatacaaaactttacATTAATGTGTGttgttttgaataaatatatcGTATTGGTCTATCGCAAAGGAACATAAATTTCATGGTTAGTATCCTCTATACACTTTTTCAGCAGTTGGAACACTGCCTGTTGTCCTTATCTTCTAAACATAGTTACAAAATTATACTTCGTATGGTTTCAATTTAATATCATCTCACAAGTCATTGGAATTTTGGACTCGTTTATGGACGGAAAAtatctttaattcatttttacacATTTTCAACTGCTTAAGTGTGGCCGTATTTAGGACAAGCATTAACTGTCAGAAGAATAACACCTTATTGTATTTGGCACAAAACTGTTGAAGAGGTCGGTGAAATAACCCCTTCCTAAGTTTCTTAGCcttaaacaaaactttaaaatgtattttttcatatTGATCGTATATTGTATAAACCAATTAAAAGTATAGCTAAGTGTCAAATTATTCATGCTACTGTTTCTGTTGATAGAATTTTATACTCCATATTTTTGTAGACCCATTTAGACGATAGCTTAAAGAAAATCAATGTACTACACAAAGAAAACACATCAATGAAGCAAAAATATGCAGAACTCAAAAATAGTTTCGAACAAGAAAAGTTGAGTAGCCAAAATTGTAAATGTGAAGCTGATACTCTTAAAAAAGAAGTTAGTGATCTGAAGGTAAATTTGATATTAAGTTGATTAATTTAACATACAGATTCGCAGAAAATTATCAGCATTGGACAGTATTTTCAAAAAAAGgataatcaataataaaaaaagtataaacacaTTTGCCAACTACTAGACTTATAGCTAGACAAATCTCCCAACAGTATTACAGTTCTAGGAACCAATCCTAATTGAGATATAATCACTAGACAATAATTGCTGCTTAACCTTTCTTTTAACACTGGAATTGCAAAAGGCACATGTTGTAGCCAGTCCAGTCtcaaataaattttttttatctttatgcaGCTGCCTGATTATCATTCAATTAAAGAATATAGTTTCCATTGCATGCATTGAACTCAAACAATGAATGGTTTGTTTAAGGTGCTCAAATAATGATACACAATTTAACTTTAAAGATGTTTCTCTGAATATACAGTATTTCCTTTTGTCGTAAGACTTGAGTAAACACATATGTAATATTTAATTATCTTTTGTAGAAGAAATTAGGTAATATcttcaaagaaaacaaagaatTGAAAGAAGACATAAACAAACGGAAGTTGGCATCCGTGACAGGTAtgaattgcaattttttttgtaCTCTTAAGTGACATTTTATTTCCTTAATTATGACGAAAGAAGATTTGatgtacacaaatgtatatatcaagTATAATTGAACATTCAATATGTCTATGCATGGTTGAGTAATTCTATCTCTGAAAAAGATATATGTTTCATATGTCATTGGTATGGTTTATGTCTCTTTATcttttatcaaattatacatgtatgttcaatatgcatataattgtttaattatttaaGTCATGTTATCTCTGAGGAAATTACCTGTTCACTATAACTATGGTTTAAGTCTATGATCTGTGAGGAAATTATATGTTCACTATAACTATGGTTTAAGTCTATGATCTGTGAGGAAATTACATGTTCACTATAACTATGGTTTAAGTCTATGATCTGTGAGGAAATTATATGTTCAATATGTCTATGGCTTATTAAAGTCATACTTCATGTATCTCTGAGAATTTTTTTAAGAATGTTCTTCCTTTGCAATTTCAAACTGGAAACAAGTACtataaataatttcttttcagaTTTTTGTGCCAGTACTATCTCTGTGGATCTTAATCCATCTCCAAGGAAAAAACTCTGTACAGAAAATAACACAGACACACATGATGGGAAAAGGAAACGTCAAATGAATGAGGTATATTTGAAGGTTTTGTGTTGACTCGGTCTTGCTTAATGTACAAACCAATCCCAATATACTGGATAACACTTAAAA
Protein-coding sequences here:
- the LOC143051911 gene encoding uncharacterized protein LOC143051911 isoform X1, with translation MWSFDRKNGLTLLTRNGMPDEEIIGLEKSNNVNCIKIHTFEETKIYRLEKFDSKCTQFATRFKSCLNSRSSFVEMWKCLHTENKNKEDKIADSGVKDKATNVKEQTETKKKDQIDIDAEKKKKDQIDIDAEKKKKDQIDIDAEKKKKDQIDIDAEKNRATNAKEQTEKKNRTDETDNNEENMKDDALEPKERDYQKESSDTCDLEQMTEETDTESDTPEKELSFEERIQRKFKGYFPLPVGNLKEPSSTNLVRVPDESHTKQLEKEFRRKPFNYYTLMVVNIPGLSDIPDNIQTCKLETIGGNHSRIALKNILKDKELSSEERKKYEERLCAVYCSLTPQEAKRVGLEHNTIHRFGKDIDIFARIECFRSTLFQRAGFNKKSDIQTKETPVDKNLLNEWKNDLEMITGVENRKKLNNKFRFELFLAQFSTPCWLQLRSFIDNFKGSKRKQKNKISGRQLRCLDGLKEKTILDLLQKNNNQHVDFCKFKAMCDEHKSKSSSVTSKGKHKATLKNAVTEEEKTEPDGEERIITIAEEDVVSESASDASEREEYKLLYLKNKTHLDDSLKKINVLHKENTSMKQKYAELKNSFEQEKLSSQNCKCEADTLKKEVSDLKKKLGNIFKENKELKEDINKRKLASVTDFCASTISVDLNPSPRKKLCTENNTDTHDGKRKRQMNEENTEYKDGEKVLCFWKQDQKWYEADIIEKRSKGYFVKFVLDGVERVLKQKDIKKKKTGKR
- the LOC143051911 gene encoding uncharacterized protein LOC143051911 isoform X2, which translates into the protein MWSFDRKNGLTLLTRNGMPDEEIIGLEKSNNVNCIKIHTFEETKIYRLEKFDSKCTQFATRFKSCLNSRSSFVEMWKCLHTENKNKEDKIADSGVKDKATNVKEQTETKKKDQIDIDAEKKKKDQIDIDAEKKKKDQIDIDAEKKKKDQIDIDAEKNRATNAKEQTEKKNRTDETDNNEENMKDDALEPKERDYQKESSDTCDLEQMTEETDTESDTPEKELSFEERIQRKFKGNLKEPSSTNLVRVPDESHTKQLEKEFRRKPFNYYTLMVVNIPGLSDIPDNIQTCKLETIGGNHSRIALKNILKDKELSSEERKKYEERLCAVYCSLTPQEAKRVGLEHNTIHRFGKDIDIFARIECFRSTLFQRAGFNKKSDIQTKETPVDKNLLNEWKNDLEMITGVENRKKLNNKFRFELFLAQFSTPCWLQLRSFIDNFKGSKRKQKNKISGRQLRCLDGLKEKTILDLLQKNNNQHVDFCKFKAMCDEHKSKSSSVTSKGKHKATLKNAVTEEEKTEPDGEERIITIAEEDVVSESASDASEREEYKLLYLKNKTHLDDSLKKINVLHKENTSMKQKYAELKNSFEQEKLSSQNCKCEADTLKKEVSDLKKKLGNIFKENKELKEDINKRKLASVTDFCASTISVDLNPSPRKKLCTENNTDTHDGKRKRQMNEENTEYKDGEKVLCFWKQDQKWYEADIIEKRSKGYFVKFVLDGVERVLKQKDIKKKKTGKR